The Acidimicrobiales bacterium genomic sequence CTAGACGGTGAGCAGGTCGCGGGCACCGGTGTCGGAGCTGGGGTGCCGCAGCTTTGACATGGCCCGGGCCTCGATCTGGCGGATCCGCTCGCGGGTGAGGTTGAAGTGCTCGCCCACCTCCTCGAGGGTGCGGGGCTCGCCCCGGTCCAGCCCGAACCGCAGGCGCAGGATCTCCCGCTCCCGCTCGTCGAGGGGCCCGAGGAGCCGGGAGATCTCGTCGGGCAGGAGGGACGTGGCCGCCACCTCGAAGGGCGACTCGGCCGAGCGGTCCTCGACGACGTCGCCCAGCTCGGCGTCGCCGTCCTCCCGCAGGGGCTCGGAGAGCGACAGCGGCTCGGCCGCGAAGCGCAGCGCCTCGGTGACCTTGTCCTCCGGCATCTCCACCTCGGCCGACAGCTCCGAGAGGGTGGCCGGACGGCCCAGCTTCAGCTCCAGGCGGGCCCGCGCCTTCTGGAGGCGGGCCAGGGTGTCGCCGGCGTGGACGGGCAGGCGGATGGTGCGGCCCGTGTTGGCGATGCCGCGGGTGATGGCCTGGCGGATCCACCAGGTGGCGTAAGTCGAGAACTTGAACCCCTTGCGCCAGTCGAACTTCTCGACGGCGTGCATGAGCCCGAGGTTGCCCTCCTGGATGAGGTCGAGCAGGGGCAGGCCCGACGCCTGGTACTTCTTGGCGATGGACACGACCAGGCGGAGGTTCGACTGCACGAACGTGCGCTGGGCGTCGTCGCCCAGCTTCAGCTGGCGGCGCAGCTCGCGGCGGCGGGGGGCGGCCAGGCTCTTGCCCAGCTTCTCGAGCTCCAGGCGCGCCTCGTTGCCGACCTCGATGGCCTGGGCCAGCCGGACCTCGTCGTCCTTGGTGAGGAGGGGGTACTGCCCGATGTCCGTGAGGTAGAGGCGGACAAGGTCTTCCTCGTCCCGCTCGACTCGCTCCTTGGCCACAGTCCCCAAACCC encodes the following:
- a CDS encoding sigma-70 family RNA polymerase sigma factor; amino-acid sequence: MAKERVERDEEDLVRLYLTDIGQYPLLTKDDEVRLAQAIEVGNEARLELEKLGKSLAAPRRRELRRQLKLGDDAQRTFVQSNLRLVVSIAKKYQASGLPLLDLIQEGNLGLMHAVEKFDWRKGFKFSTYATWWIRQAITRGIANTGRTIRLPVHAGDTLARLQKARARLELKLGRPATLSELSAEVEMPEDKVTEALRFAAEPLSLSEPLREDGDAELGDVVEDRSAESPFEVAATSLLPDEISRLLGPLDEREREILRLRFGLDRGEPRTLEEVGEHFNLTRERIRQIEARAMSKLRHPSSDTGARDLLTV